From the genome of Thermomicrobiales bacterium:
TCTACCTCGACGGCGATATCGACTGGCCGACGATCTGCGGCACCGGCACCGAGGACTACTTCGGCGGTGCCTGGAACTTTGAGTTCCCGCGCGGTGAGTACGGCACCTTCTCCACGCCATACCTCGGCCTGCCGCAGGTGATCCGACCAGACGGACTCTACGCCAGCCAGCAACGGTTCGGGCTCTATCGCTGGCATGTCCCTGACCCGATCCGCTTCGCCACCGACCTGCGCGTCACGATTCAGGCGCTCGGCTGGCGCACGCCGGTCGGCGGCGAGCGCCGCTACCTGCCGCTGCAGGACGACATCGCCTCAACTGCCTTCTGGTACCAGTCCGAGCCGCACGCCCCGTTCCCACCGCTACCGGACGCGAACGGGCTGGAGGTGATTTAGCTGCGCTGCTGCTCAAACTCCGCTCTTGTCGCGTCGTCCGGCGGGTAGGTGCCGAGGATCGACGCACCTTTCTGGATCTTTGTCAGCACGAACGCTTCAATCTCTTCCTGATCCAGCGCGGCCAGCGCGACCTCTTCGGCCAGGTGCTGAGGCAGGACAACGACCCCTTCGGCGTCGCCGACGATGACATCGCCGGGCATGACGAGCACGCCGCCGCAGCCGATGGGCACGTTCATATCTGCCGGATGATGGCGTGCTGCGCTCTGGCTGGCGTGGGCCCCGGTGCAGTAGGTCGGCCAGTCCAGCTCGCGGAAGGCGGGGACGTCGCGCAGCGCGCCGTCCGTCACCAGCCCGACCGCGCCACGCACGCGCATGCGGGTCGACAGGATGTCGCCGAGGACACCAGCATCGTTGTCGCCGCGCGCGTCGATGACGAGCACGTCGTCCTGCCCGACCGACTCGACGGCGATGCGCTGGACGCTAGTGGTGTTGTCAATTGGCCCGAGGTCAAGGTCTTCGCGCATCGGCACGTAGCGCAGGGTGAAGGCGTAGCCGACCATCCGCAGATCGGGCCGCACCGGCGCGACGCCGACCATGAACGTATTGCGGAATCCGCGTTTCAGCATCTGCGAGGTCAGTGTCGCAGTGCTGACGCGCTGCAGGGCGTCAACAGCCGCGGTGCTGAGGTAGCCGGTCGGTCGATCGGTCATCGGTCCCCCTCTCCCGCCAGTGGCGGGAACTCGTCATCCATCCCAAGCCAGGTCAGCGTCTGCTCCAGATCGTCGAGAATCGGCGGCACAAGCTGCGGTCCGGGCTGTCGCACCAGCGCGTTCGCGATCAGGCCGCGTCGGCGCAGGATCTCCTTGCGAATCGCCACACCGAGCTTCGGCTGGCCCTCGAAGACGAGCAGTGGCAAGTACCGATAGTAGCAATCGGCTGCTGCCGCGTGGTCACCTGATTTCCAGCCCGTCCAGATGCGCACCAGCACCTCCGGGTAGGCAAAGCCGGTCATCGTGCCGCGTGCACCGCGGCGCAGCTCGTCCAGCAAATACAGCCCGCCCGCCCCACCGACAATCGAGACGTCACGATCCCCAAGCAGCTCGACAAGTTGAGCGATGCGTTGCGGCGTTGGCGGGTCCTCCAGCTTGACCGTGACGATCGTCGGCGCAGCCTCGACCAGGCCGGCCATGTCAGACGGAGACAGCGTCACGCCATTCACCGGCGGAAAGTCCTGCAGGGTCATCGGCAACGGGACAGCGTCGCTGATGCGGGCGAAGTGGCGGGTGAGGCCGGGGCCGGGAGCGACGAACGTCGGCGGCGCGACCATTACGCCGGCTGCACCAGCACGCTCGGCAGCGCGGC
Proteins encoded in this window:
- a CDS encoding dihydrodipicolinate synthase family protein, which produces MQPLAGVYAILTTPFLSDGILDEPGLRRLVEAAIAAGVDGLTALGVAGEAHKLTELERERVVELTIATVAGRVPVIIGASRESTEATIESCRAAERAGAAGVMVAPPTFVAPGPGLTRHFARISDAVPLPMTLQDFPPVNGVTLSPSDMAGLVEAAPTIVTVKLEDPPTPQRIAQLVELLGDRDVSIVGGAGGLYLLDELRRGARGTMTGFAYPEVLVRIWTGWKSGDHAAAADCYYRYLPLLVFEGQPKLGVAIRKEILRRRGLIANALVRQPGPQLVPPILDDLEQTLTWLGMDDEFPPLAGEGDR
- a CDS encoding ribonuclease activity regulator RraA, with protein sequence MTDRPTGYLSTAAVDALQRVSTATLTSQMLKRGFRNTFMVGVAPVRPDLRMVGYAFTLRYVPMREDLDLGPIDNTTSVQRIAVESVGQDDVLVIDARGDNDAGVLGDILSTRMRVRGAVGLVTDGALRDVPAFRELDWPTYCTGAHASQSAARHHPADMNVPIGCGGVLVMPGDVIVGDAEGVVVLPQHLAEEVALAALDQEEIEAFVLTKIQKGASILGTYPPDDATRAEFEQQRS